The following nucleotide sequence is from Aspergillus nidulans FGSC A4 chromosome I.
AGGTATGTAGATCTATTCACAGCATAGACTGTAGAATAAGCTGGATTCATTAGCTGTTGATCCCCAGGGTCTGGAGTCCGCCAAACCGGAGTTCCTTCTATTACTCCTTTGGCAAACTCCGGCAACTCCGACCTCAGTGACCTCACCATACTACCACAATTATTGACAGGTATACCTCGTCGCCTAATGTTTTCAGTGAATTATGATAGTCTAAAATTTATCCACTGAGTCTCTGGTAACCTCATGGTCGAGCATATCACCGTGGTTCGGCCTTCTATCTCGACCTCGTCCTTTTGGTGCCACGTCTCCCATCTTGTAGGGATGGGAAATGAGCTTTGCGAGGGATGACGCTGTGGGTGCGGGAGAGGCGTATAGATACCGTAGAACAGACGATTTGAGGAGTATAGGTTATGGTTAATACCGCCAGGTGCTGTGGACGGTCTGTTCATGTTCTTGATACGAGATAGGTTTGTCACGTTAGGCAGGGCACTGCGGATCACGAACCTGAATGTCTGCATAGTCAATCGACAGATTCTTATTACCATAATGGAGAGTAAGTTGGAAAACTGGGCCAAGAAGTGAAACATACCCAGGGTGTGCGCCTTCACTTCCTCAGAATTGATATTAGGGCTACGATGTACATTCGATGCACGGTGACGCTGTTTTGTTCTTAAGCCACATCACATTTGCACCACATGTAGTAACTCTAGCTTTTCCATTCCCAAAACAAAAAAGCTCACTGGTAGATTGAACGCATTGGCACTTGGCCACTTATCCAATCAGTCGTGCGCGCAGTACCTGACGTTCCCAATCGGTCAACTCCGATAACTCCTTTTGGCCACTCAATATCATAGGAAAAGCACATTAGCATCGATGGGTGACACATTAGATACGATAACTCCGATACCAATAGGGTCCGTCATACGCTCCGCATTGTCCGAGTTTACCGGGCTGGCTATATAAGCAGGCACTACTCCTCTGCCAATCTCGTTGTCAGCTCAGCACTTCGTTTTCCTCGAAGCGATATCTAGAGGACCAAAATTTCTTTACAATGGCAACACCTCAAGCCGACAAGCAAGCCGTCTCCAAGGCCGCCGGCCAGTCACTGGTGATTGAAGAAGGCCCTCTCATGGCACCGGGCCCCAACGAGATCCTCGTCAAGGTGGAAGCATGCGGTGTTTGCTTCTCAGATGTCTTCGCGCAGAACAACGTGATGGGTGGGGGCTTGTATGTTTCCTCCTTCTTTACTCCTCCTGCAAAGGCGAACACTAAAGCATACTGCCGCATTCTAGTCCCATCGCGCCTGGCCATGAGATTGTTGGCCGAGTAGCAGACGTAGGCGACAGAGTGTCGGGCTGGGCAATTGGAGACCGCATTGGAGGCGCATGGCATGGTTGACATGACGGTATGTTGATTTCCCGTTTCGAGTTGGCTTTTGTTACTCATTGGGTAGGTATGTTTTTGGCAGACTAGAGAAAAGGGTCATGCAAAGCTTGCCGCAAGGACTGGTATCAGATGTGCGACTCGCAGGTCATCAACGGCGTGACGAAGGATGGTGGTTGTATGTTTTCCCACTTCAATTCAGCTTCTATGCAACCGCTGAGCATCACAGACGCAGAGTATTGCCTCCTAAACCCAGAAGCCGCTGTCCGTGTTCCAGCGCATCTCTCAGCCGCCAAATACGTGCCTATCCCCTGCGCCGGTGTCTCGGTCTCTAACTCAATTCACCACATGAAAGTCCCCGTCGGCGAAACCGTAGCAATTCAAGGTCTTGGCGGACTAGGCCACCTCGCCATTCAGTACACGAATAAGATGGGCTTCCGGTTGGTTGCTATCTCACGGGGAGCGACAAGGAGGGATTTGCTAGAGAGCTAGGTGCTCATGAGTATATTGACTCCAGCAAGGTGAATGATGTCGGATTGGCGCTGCGCGAGTTGGGCGGCGCATCCTTAATTGTTACCACAGCCCCCTCGGCGGAGGTGATGAAGCCGCTCTTGGAGGGTTTGGGAGTCCTTGGAAAGTCGTTGATTCTATCTGGTAAgtcatctcctgctcctcccTCCCACATAGGGTTTAAATATGCTGATCATGGGTCGCAGTGCCGGGTGAATTGCCCATAGATACGGTAACCATGGCAAGTTGCAATTCTTCCTATACCGGAAGCAACTCCGCTAACAAACGCTTAGCTTAAATACGGCGCTTCGGTTCAGTTCTGGCCATGCGGCCACGCCGCAGACTCAAAAGAGGCGATTGCCTTTACGGAGCTGCAAGGATCGACTGTCTGGTGGAAGAGTTCCCTCTAGCCAAAGCAAACGAGGCATTCGGTAAGCTTCATTCACAGTTCTTGGGAGATACTGATTCGAATACTAACTTCCGCGATCACAGGATCAATGTTGAAGAGGACAGTCAGGTTCCGGGCTGTCATTACGATGGAATGATTCAACATTACGGACACGGTAACGAAGAAGTGTAGTTAGGCTTAGACAGGCGGCTCAATTGAGAACAAGTGCAAGTTACTGGTAGCAAAAACTCCACGCGTCTGCCATGATTGCCGAACCTGCGTACAGAGGTTCGAAGCTGTAGAATGAATCGACATCGTAGGCTAGGCCCACCGCACCAGGCAGCGTGCTCTGGAACATGGTTGGGGAACCATCTGGCCGCCCAACCGCATTGATTATGGCCAGGCCTAGGATGCCATTCATCTCGATTGGCAAAGGCTCCACGCCCAGGCGGCTACTGAGAATGTCAGCTTGAGCGACAAGCCTCCTAGTGACTTCGGCAACCCTCTTTGCAACAGCAAAGTACTCACCAAACACTTCAAACACAGTTATCGCCGTGTCGAATGCTGCGCGGGCGCCCGCACTCTCTGAGTGAGTGGGATAAGCCAGCACGAAACCCATAAAAGAAGGATCGCGTTCCATTGCCACTGATAGGCCTCGTACCAGCCTTTGAGGAAGTCATTAGTAGCCAACGTCTCGCAGAGGACATGGGTGATGGTAGCCGCATGCTTCGCACAGGAGACTGCATGTTTTTGGACAACGCCATTAGGTGGCGGACAtgacggagaaggaaaacTGATAAAGGATCGGTAGATATTCATGACCATGTTATGGTAGAGATGCTCCAGCAGAAGCCGTTGGCGCTGCAACCATGGTGTAGCATAGCGTTCTGGGTCTAACTTAGAGCCGTCTGTCGAAAAAGGTTCACCCGCCCCTCTGCGTCCTGTCTTCATAGCATCAGGGACAGTCTCTAACCATTCTGTGATGACGCCCATTTGCAACGCAAAAAATTCTGCCGCCTGTTTGAGAGAGGCGGCGTCTGTGTACAAACTTCTTGCTCCATTCGCCGCCAGAAGGTCGGCACATTTGTCCCAGTACCTGGAGTGGACAGTATGCGCCGCCAGCACCAAAGTTGTGACTAGGCAGCAGTAGGTAAACCAGGTCACTTTGTCCCCACGAGCCGCAATATTCGACAGTGACTGCCGAGCAAGCTCATGGTCATCAGCAGGGAGCTGACAGGCCTCTGTCACCTCGGACACGGATGATGGTCGGCCAAGTTTCATGCAAGTCTTGGTTTCAACCACGTAGAGAGTCCACCAGATGCATCTACGCAGTTCCCTCTGTGGTCGCGGCAGGTCAGCGGGTGGGTCGAGATGAAGACCGAGAATTTGGGCCGTACGCACAGCAATAGTCAGCGTGGTATGCGCCATGTTCTGGAATGAGGCATTGCAGAGGTAAACAGCGGCGAAGATGTGACACTGGAGAGTGCTGATAGACGGAGTCTCCAGTTCAAACATGAGGAGGGTTTGTGAGCGACGGTAGTACTATCGACCAGCGGCACTGGCGCCTTTAATACTGCTGCCGAAGCCCGGTCTGTTGCCGGGTGTAATGGCAACGCCGAACTGCATGCACAgcgcaaggacgatgtcaACCAAGGCAGAAGGGGCCCGCGTCGTGGCTGAATCTACCCACAGAGACTTGTAATGCTCGCGAAACTCGGCCTCATCCAAAATTTGATAGGTTGGGTGGTACGAATGCCAGAACATATCCAGAAAAAAATCCTCTTGGATCGGTCGAGGTATGTCTCCGCGCTTCCATGTCCACCTGCAGTAGAGCCCTCTCCGGCAAGGTGTTTCGACTTCAGCGAGGCCGGCTGCAACGTATGATCATCCTGGGGTtgttgaagagcagaagaaaggtATGCGTTCATACGACCGATGAAGTAAAACGAGGACGCGGGCCCGTACCATTGGGTCTGGGCCGAGTGCGCGGTGCACGTCTGAATCCCATCCCAGCCTCTCCTATTTATCCCACTCGAGACCGATCGATCATTTTTGCGAGGTACTAAATTCTTGGTCGCATATTTGAGCTGGTGTTCGAGATCGTGGACCTTTTGCTACAGTCGCTCGACTTCCCTACTCCAGTTAGTCTAACGGCTGAAGGGTGCAGGACAGGAACGAACTACCTCAAAGCCTGCGGCAGCGTCTGCGTTGCGACGGCTCTCTTTAGCCCATTGCGCTTTGTGCAGCTCCCTCCTCTGTTCTGACAGTTCTGAAAAGGCAGATCGCTGTCGCATTTGATGCGATAGAGACGACACCAGTCGCAGGCGCGTGCGACTTGATGGCGCTTGAATCGCGGGGTGGTTGCGCTTggagaagttgaggatgacgatgagccTTTCTTGCATTGACCGGATGGAAGGGTCGAGAACATTCTGCTGCGAAATCATAGATTGGAATCTAGTTGggctgagcaggagctgtGGTGTGTTAGAGGGGGGGCCAACAATGACACCGACAACAGAGATAGGACAACCAGCTGACTCCGGTATCGCCAGCATGCTTACTGCACTGTAATTGACTATTTGGCAGACTCCACGATTCCATTAAATAGGTCTTCGTTTGCAAGAAGTAACCTAGAGCATATAATCCCTGTCAATAAAATAATTCTATCTATATAGAAATGTCTGACCATAAGGACCTGTCCAGGTACCTCTTTTAAATGGCATTCATCTACTCCCCGCCACTCGTCTGCCTTTCACAAACACATGTGCTACGTTCCGATCGTCGCCGGTCATGATGTACTTCTCAAACAGCCTCCTGAGCGAATCCCCCTCCTCTCTTGGAGTCATGGCCGACTTCAAGCCAGTCGTCGTAGTCACCCAGACGGCGTCAAACTCCTTGCCAACCTGGAAGTTGCCAATCCGGTCATCCAAACAGAGGACTCTTGCACCACCCAACGTGGCTAGATAGAACGCCTCTTCGAATGCCAGTGCCTTGTCCATACCTTCTGACACCTCGCGCGCATTCGAGGCGATCATCGCTTGCCTAATAACGGCCAGCATCTGCGATGCCCAACCGCCGCCGCTGTCTGTTCCTAGGCCGACCTTGATCCCACGACGCAGGAAGTCTCGCACGGGCGCTACCATGAAGCCTCCGCCTACAGTCATGTTGGCGATCGGACAGTGTGCCACGCCGCACTGTAACGAAGAGATCCTCTCTTTTTCGTAATCGGTCATAATTGTGCAGTGCGCAAGGATCGACCTCGAGGTCAACAGCCCATAGCTTTCGTACAGATCGGATTCGCGACCATTGAACTGAGGGAAAAGCTCAGTCGTGGCATCAATCTCCTGCTGAGCCTCATTGAAATGAGTCTGGACCGCCAGAGTACTATCGCGCTTCACTATGTCGCCAAGACCCTGGAGAAGCTCCGGCGAGCAGGAAATAGCAAACCTCGGCGTAACCACTGGCTTGACCAGAGCACCGTCAGCATCGGCGCATCCGGGCAGACCCCTTATGTGCTGGATGCAGTCTTCCGTTTCCCGTAGCGATTCCGACGCGCTTTTTTCGCATATATAGTCTGGCGCGTTCCGGTCCATGTTGCATTTACCGACAAATGCACGCTGGCCTTTCTTATGACAGATATCAGCTAGAATCTTGGTCCCCTCGGCATGCCGAGAACTGTAATATGAAGCAGTCGTGATGCCCTGGCGGAGGAAGTCGTCGACAGTGTGTTCATACATCATCGCAGCGTAGGCGGGGTCGGCAAAACGCGCCTCGACGGGAAAGGTGATTTCATTGAGCCAGTCCAGGATGTGGAGGCCCTGGCCGAGACCACGCATTGGCCATTGAGGAGCATGGTTGTGCGTATCGACGAAGCCGGGAATGACGAAGTCTCCCGGTGGCAGGCGGTAAATCTGGGCGTTTCGAGGAATCGCATCGTGGGTTTCAGAAGACTTGCTGAAGGCTGTAATGCGGCCGTCAGTGACGACAAGGGTAGCATTGTTGAGGATCTCAAGGTGCTCAGGATCCGTAGAGTGGATGACGGCGCCCTCGAATACAAGGACTGAAGCCATGATGGTCCTAAATTGCGTCTGGAGACATCTTAAAGGTTATCTTGACCGAGTGATAGCTGTCTCACAGCTGCAGTAGCTTGATGGGCGCAAGAGGGGCAATGCACGTGAGGAGCTAGCCAGACTAAGCCAGTTATTTGTTTCTGAAAGGGTCAATCAGTCCAGTGCCTCTCTGATACGTTTGCTGactgtcttcttctggtcTTCAGGAAGAAACGGCGCTAATTACTGCAAATCAGTACCGGGTTATAATCCATGATAATGCATCGTTTCTGGGTCTCGGGATCGACAAAATGATCATAGATCTTTGGGATCGGGAcgttgctgttgcagctACGAACTTCATATTCTCTGCCTCTAGCGGCGCGATGGAGGTGCCCACTTTGACCGCGAAGCGCTCTCTTACTCGGATGACCTTTACTGATCTACTGGGTCGTGAGAATATTGGTTGATTCTTCAATCTCGGCGACGCTCGGGAAGCGAATTCTCTCGTCAGCCATTCTGTCAATGGATAGAGATGTGTGGACTATCGAGGTGGTTACTTGACGCCGGAGTTGGTCATGTGACCAGTCTGCAACGAGATCATTGATATTGAAGGTCTTAATATCATATCTACAGTCTGCATAGATGTTCATAGTTATTATGGTTCTTATTCTGATCTCTATAGGTCTATCACCGAGAATCGAAGGTCGATCGAGCTGCAGTATGTTTGATTAATAAGGAGAGGTCTCCTAGCTGACACAACCCCTCAGCCTATTGAGAGACCTTTAGTGCCTTCTTAGACGAGTATGAGGTCTTTCACGTCCACTAGGTTAAGCAACATGACAAATTTATGGTGTCCCTAGGCTGTGAGGCTCAGCCCCGTGCTCCCAGCTGAAGCGCCTCACTTAGGGTGGATCTAGGAACCCTCAGTGCATGCGTCGTGCTGCTCTTGTAAACTTCCAAAAGAGTATGAAGAGGTCAGAGCTCTCatgttgcaatgagcaaggtttgatcGATGTATGAAGTATAATTGATTGTGGTGTTCTCTAGAGCTATcgctaatgatatcatttgtTATTCTGCCCCGGCCGACtgcctgggtcacgggcatTGTCCGAGCATCGCCAGGCATCGTCTTTGGCAACATTTCAGCGGCACAGCGCATCAGCTGCTGATGACTTCTCTTAGACGATAGCTCATATACACATGGAGGAGCATGGTAACCCAGGTCTCTCCAGGCGGATGTCGGGAACGGTCTAACCACAGTCGGGGTCGAGAATCAAGGGGTTTCTGATAGACACCATACAGCTGGTCGAGTTACAGCACAATGTACTATGGACGGTGACTAGGGATCTTCTAGTGTAATATGACGCGCTACAGTACAGAAAAGAGATGCAGCGTACTTGGCTTGACTGCCAGACATAGCACGAGGCTATGTCGACCAACCCGCTGCGATATAGCAAGTTAAATTTGTTAGTTTGAGACAGTCTTTGCTTATCCGTCAGATCTGGATGGTACTCTTAGCGGCTTCGAGACATGTGACACGCCAGCGCGCTTCAAAATTCACAAAAGGATGTTTACTCCTTGGTGCAGCACCTCGGATGCCGGCAAAACTACAAAAGCAAGCTCTCATACCGTGGGGAAAAGTAGCCGGCTAGGTTGGCTGCCTTACTGGTGATCACCTTCctcgtccatatcctcccACTCTTCATCGGTCAGCCCATCCTCGGCTCCCCCGGTTTCCTCTCTCAGCATGCTGAGCAACTGAATGAGACTCAGGCTCCGGGTCCGCACTGCCTCATAGCGCTCTTGATGACTTGGACCCGCAGATTCCACACCGCGCTCCCACATATCAGGGTCCTGGGACGTCTGGCTCCGAGCAGAAAAGCCACCAGGCGCCAAACTCAGGATGCGAATGGCTTTTGTTGGAAAGATGCGCATGGGGCCCCCCTGGTCACCAGGATCAACAACCCCAGGGGTGTTTGGAGGGGGCTGTCGGCGACCGAGTGTCTGGATAGTTAAGTTTGTGTACTATGCAAGGGGGCCAAGACTTACAGTGTAGATGCTCATTATGGCGTCGTCAAACAAAGCCATGTAACTGACGGGAACAGTCAGCTGCGGGGTTGAGCAGGTAATTAATGAATACGATGCGCGGGTCGGATGATCAATGTCCTGGATACGGTTGTTGTCATCAAGCGCAACAACGTAGACCCGCTCTTGGACCTCGAACATCAGCCGGTGGTTGCGCACCGACAGCCAGCCGCCCAGGTCATGTGTTGACCCGTCAGACTCGCACTCGATGATGGCACTGCAAGACGCCAAACTCTCCTGGCTTTGGATTGCGTTGCGCCAGTTCGAACAGACAAAGACTCGACCAGCTCGAGAAACGCCGACAAACAAGTCGCCATCAAGCATACCTGCACCCCATTCGTCTTCACCGTTCCGCACATGCCCCGGATCATCCGGCGGTGGCAGAGGGCCTTTTTCCAGCTTAATAGGCAACAGGTGCTCCGTTGAAGGTGGTCCAAGACCTGAATATGGGCCAAGTGAGTTGTCTCCCGCGAGACTGTGGATGAGCCTCTCCGTTGCTGAACGAGAATCGTCTTTTGGAGGGAGTATATGGTATTTTTCCGTACTTTGCGATGGATTCAATGCGCCCAGGTATTCACCAGACGCCTTATTGTAGACATGATATCCTCGCGGCCCCATGGAGTAGATCACGGCATCATGACTCTGATCTAAATGGCCAACCGCGTCATTTTCAATTTGGAGGTGGGTCGTCAGACTGGGTGGCCGCTGGGTCATATCGTATACAAAGCCCTGGCCCTGCGTTGATACCACGCACAGCGTCCAGTATGAGAGTTGAAACCCTCTTGTCTGACAATCATGATCCAAGACAGCAATGCGGCGGAACTCCCCGCGCGGTGCGCCTTCTACGTCGGTTTGCCATACTTCCACGGCATCCCCTTCACGATCAAAGACCACCATCCCATCCTGGTATTCGAGATGCGCGTACGGACGCACTGCATGCTCGTTATCGGTGTCGAGAGTCGAGGGCAGGTGCCATAACAGCTGACCAGAATCGATGTCGGTCACATTCAAGCCACCGCCGTGAGAGGTAGAAATAATGAAGCGGCGCTTCAGGTCAGCCCGGAAGCGCCAGACTGGATCATTGCCAATTTGCAATATACACTCACGGCTGAccggctgctgggctgcCCAGTTGCGGGCAAGAAGTGTCTGGCGCTCGCATAGGCTCTTGTACGACGGAACACCATCGAATAACTGGGAAAAAGTAGCTTCGGGAGGGTGCGAGGTTTCGGAGAGGACCGAGTAGATCGCGTCTTGGTGGATAAAGTCGATGAATTGGTGCCAGGCTTTGGAGACCGCGGTTAGAGAAGCGACAGTGGAGAGCGTGGCAAACTCCAACACGCGCAGTACCAGCTCTGGGGGGAGGATTGAGAGGGGATCTGTCACTGATGAGGTGCTTTGCATAGTCGGTTTGGAAAAACGAGAGAAAAACTTCTGAACCTCGATAGTCGTTGGATTGAAGGTGTGGGGTGTTGATGATGTAATAATGCCTGCTTACTGAGCAGTAAGCTTACGAATCATTGGCCGAATTGAACCTCGGCACAGGGGAATTCCCCACCGGCTTTGGGATATAGCAGCTGTCATTAGACCTTTATAAAACCTCTGGGATCAAAATCGGTCTCaatcttattctcttctccttttatTCATTTCCATCATCATGTCGAACAAGCAGATCATCCTCCACGAGCGTCCTACAGATGCCATCGATCCATCCCTCACATCCGGCACCTTTCGACTCCGCACCGTCCCCCGACCCGACAATGTTCCCGCCGACAAGGTGCTCGTGCGAGTGCACTACCTTTCGCTCGATCCGGCGATGCGTCAGTGGCTCTCTGCCAGTCGTTCATATATAGCACCTGTGAAGATCGGCGCTGTCATGCGTGGCGTGAGCATGTCTCGAGTGGTTGCTGTAGGCAAGGACCTTGCTTCCAAGTTCCAAGTCGGTGACTGGGTTTCTGCCTACACCGGCTGGCAGGAGTATGCTGTGCTGGGAAAGGACGATGTAGAGAAGATTGCCATCCCGGTGGGTGGCCGACCTACCGACGTGCTCTCCGTCCTTGGCTTGACGGGATTGACGGCATACTTCGGGATGATTGAAATCGGACAGCCTCGTCCCGGAGACACTGTCGTGGTGTCTGGAGCCGCCGGGGCTACTGGTATGGTGGCCGGACAGATCGCTAAAATCAAAGGGGCCAAGCGCGTTATTGGTCTGGCTGGAACTCAGGATAAGTGCGACTTTCTAGTCAAGGAGTTGGGTTTTGATGTGGCTATCAACTATAAGTCCCCTAACTGGCGCAAGCAATTGAAAGCGGCAACACCGGACTATATCAATGTCTATTTTGACAATGTCGGCGGCGAAATCCTCGATGCTTGTCTGGCCCGGGCTGCTCCCTTCTCGCGCTTTGTTATGTGTGGTGCTATCAGTCAGTACAATACCTCGAAGCCAAAGGGGCCAGCTAGCTATATGAATGTGATTGTGAGTATCCCTTCTGATGTATGCTGCTTGATACTGATCATCTTTCAGTCGCAACGTGTCACTATGAAAGGCTTTATAGTTTTCGATTTCGCCGAAAAGTATGCAGCCGCTCGCGAGGAACTGTCGTCCTGGCTAGCCCAGGGCAAGCTTGCTCGCAAGGATCACATCCTCACTGGTGGACTGGAATCGGCTCCCAAAGCGCTCGTGGATCTATACGCCGGCGCGAATACCGGGAAGATGATGGTTGAAGTGGCTCCCGTCAACGAGACGGAACCACGGGCGAAACTATAGACACGATGCTGCTCTGTAGAAAATTGTTGCCTATACAGATACCCATGATCGCCTTGTTCAGTACACTCCATCTCTTAGATTTAACCCTAGAACTCGCGGACGGTCGCGGCGTGCAGGTCCGTCTTACGCCTATTCGCGAAAGATACCAACCCCTGCACGACTGACCAGTCAGTCGTGGGATTGGCATGATGCCAATGCTTGGAGAGGGGGAGACGGGAAAGCAGGGGTAAAAATGCAACCTTGCTtgtctcctccttctttgaACTTTCCATTTCAAAGAACTCAACGCCAGCGCGATGGCCATTCCTATGCAAAGCCCTCCGGCAGAGATAGTAGCAGCCGCCAAAGCAAGCCTCGAGGAAAACGGCTTCGCCGTGGTTCCCAATATCCTTGACCGGCCtgccatcaagaacatctATGAGCGACTCTGGGCAGCAGCTGATGAAAATCAGCGGCGTGGGGTCGACCTCTTCATGCCAGCTATAGACCCCAACAGCTCA
It contains:
- a CDS encoding uncharacterized protein (transcript_id=CADANIAT00007610) — translated: MATPQADKQAVSKAAGQSLVIEEGPLMAPGPNEILVKVEACGVCFSDVFAQNNVMGGGFPIAPGHEIVGRVADRKGSCKACRKDWYQMCDSQVINGVTKDGGYAEYCLLNPEAAVRVPAHLSAAKYVPIPCAGVSVSNSIHHMKVPVGETVAIQGLGGLGHLAIQYTNKMGFRPLGGGDEAALGGFGSPWKVVDSICLNTALRFSSGHAATPQTQKRRLPLRSCKDRLSGGRVPSSQSKRGIRINVEEDSQVPGCHYDGMIQHYGHGNEEV
- a CDS encoding putative guanine deaminase (transcript_id=CADANIAT00007611) is translated as MASVLVFEGAVIHSTDPEHLEILNNATLVVTDGRITAFSKSSETHDAIPRNAQIYRLPPGDFVIPGFVDTHNHAPQWPMRGLGQGLHILDWLNEITFPVEARFADPAYAAMMYEHTVDDFLRQGITTASYYSSRHAEGTKILADICHKKGQRAFVGKCNMDRNAPDYICEKSASESLRETEDCIQHIRGLPGCADADGALVKPVVTPRFAISCSPELLQGLGDIVKRDSTLAVQTHFNEAQQEIDATTELFPQFNGRESDLYESYGLLTSRSILAHCTIMTDYEKERISSLQCGVAHCPIANMTVGGGFMVAPVRDFLRRGIKVGLGTDSGGGWASQMLAVIRQAMIASNAREVSEGMDKALAFEEAFYLATLGGARVLCLDDRIGNFQVGKEFDAVWVTTTTGLKSAMTPREEGDSLRRLFEKYIMTGDDRNVAHVFVKGRRVAGSR
- a CDS encoding protein fbx2 (transcript_id=CADANIAT00007612) gives rise to the protein MQSTSSVTDPLSILPPELVLRVLEFATLSTVASLTAVSKAWHQFIDFIHQDAIYSVLSETSHPPEATFSQLFDGVPSYKSLCERQTLLARNWAAQQPVSRECILQIGNDPVWRFRADLKRRFIISTSHGGGLNVTDIDSGQLLWHLPSTLDTDNEHAVRPYAHLEYQDGMVVFDREGDAVEVWQTDVEGAPRGEFRRIAVLDHDCQTRGFQLSYWTLCVVSTQGQGFVYDMTQRPPSLTTHLQIENDAVGHLDQSHDAVIYSMGPRGYHVYNKASGEYLGALNPSQSTEKYHILPPKDDSRSATERLIHSLAGDNSLGPYSGLGPPSTEHLLPIKLEKGPLPPPDDPGHVRNGEDEWGAGMLDGDLFVGVSRAGRVFVCSNWRNAIQSQESLASCSAIIECESDGSTHDLGGWLSVRNHRLMFEVQERVYVVALDDNNRIQDIDHPTRASYSLITCSTPQLTVPVSYMALFDDAIMSIYTVSLGPLA
- a CDS encoding NADP-dependent oxidoreductase (transcript_id=CADANIAT00007613) produces the protein MSNKQIILHERPTDAIDPSLTSGTFRLRTVPRPDNVPADKVLVRVHYLSLDPAMRQWLSASRSYIAPVKIGAVMRGVSMSRVVAVGKDLASKFQVGDWVSAYTGWQEYAVLGKDDVEKIAIPVGGRPTDVLSVLGLTGLTAYFGMIEIGQPRPGDTVVVSGAAGATGMVAGQIAKIKGAKRVIGLAGTQDKCDFLVKELGFDVAINYKSPNWRKQLKAATPDYINVYFDNVGGEILDACLARAAPFSRFVMCGAISQYNTSKPKGPASYMNVISQRVTMKGFIVFDFAEKYAAAREELSSWLAQGKLARKDHILTGGLESAPKALVDLYAGANTGKMMVEVAPVNETEPRAKL